A single Cucumis melo cultivar AY chromosome 4, USDA_Cmelo_AY_1.0, whole genome shotgun sequence DNA region contains:
- the LOC103489898 gene encoding boron transporter 1, producing MEETFVPLRGIKNDLKGRLVCYKQDWTGGLRAGYRILAPTTYIFFASAIPVISFGEQLERSTDGVLTAVQTLASTALCGIIHSIVGGQPLLILGVAEPTVIMYTFMFNFAKERPELGRNLFLAWSGWVCVWTAALLFLMAILGACSIINRFTRLAGELFGLLIAMLFMQQAIKGLVDEFRIPERENPKLIEFIPSWRFANGMFALVLSFGLLLTALRSRKARSWRYGSGWLRSLIADYGVPLMVLVWTGISYIPSKNVPQGIPRRLFSPNPWSPGAYENWTVIKDMLDVPVIYICGAFIPATMIAVLYYFDHSVASQLAQQKEFNLRKPSSYHYDLLLLGFLTLICGLLGIPPSNGVIPQSPMHTKSLATLKHQLLRNKLVETARSSMRKNASLGQLYGSMQQAYQQMQTPLIYQQPSLRGLNELKETTIQAASSMGSFDAPVDETMFDIEKEIDDLLPVEVKEQRVSNLLQAAMVGGCVAAMPVLKKIPTSVLWGYFAFMAIESLPGNQFWERILLLFTAPSRRYKVLEDYHATFVETVPFKSIVLFTIFQTVYLFICFGLTWVPIAGVMFPLMIMLLVPVRQYLLPKFFKGAHLQDLDAAEYEEAPALPFNLATEAELGAGASFGGDGEILDEVITRSRGEFRRISSPKITSSTATPISDRKSIDSPHRSFSPRLSELRGEHSPRAGGRGTPGQRSAEAKPSSLGKSPLNNTASK from the exons ATGGAGGAAACTTTTGTTCCTCTTCGTGGAATCAAGAATGACTTGAAAGGGAGATTAGTGTGTTACAAACAAGACTGGACTGGTGGTTTGAGAGCTGGATATAG GATTTTGGCTCCCACCACTTACATATTCTTTGCCTCTGCAATTCCTGTCATTTCATTTGGTGAACAGTTGGAGAGAAGTACTG ATGGGGTACTGACTGCAGTTCAAACCTTAGCCTCCACAGCTCTTTGTGGGATCATTCATTCTATTGTTGGAGGTCAACCTTTGCTCATCTTGGGAGTGGCAGAGCCTACTGTTATTATGTATACCTTCATGTTTAATTTTGCGAAAGAACGACCTGAGTTAGGCAGGAATTTGTTTCTAGCATGGAGTGGATG GGTGTGTGTTTGGACTGCAGCCTTGCTGTTCTTAATGGCTATCTTAGGAGCTTGTTCCATCATCAATAGGTTCACACGTCTGGCTGGTGAACTGTTTGGTTTGCTTATCGCGATGCTTTTCATGCAGCAAGCGATCAAA GGACTTGTGGATGAGTTTCGCATCCCTGAACGAGAGAATCCAAAACTGATCGAGTTTATACCTTCTTGGAGGTTTGCCAATGGGATGTTTGCTTTGGTACTATCATTTGGCCTTCTACTCACTGCTTTGAGGAGCCGCAAAGCACGGTCATGGCGATATGGATCTG GTTGGCTCAGAAGCTTGATAGCAGACTATGGAGTACCGCTCATGGTTCTCGTTTGGACAGGTATTTCTTATATACCTTCAAAAAATGTTCCACAAGGAATCCCAAGGCGCCTCTTCAGCCCCAATCCATGGTCTCCTGGTGCGTACGAGAATTGGACTGTTATTAAG GATATGCTTGACGTTCCAGTTATTTATATATGTGGAGCTTTCATCCCGGCTACAATGATTGCAGTGCTTTACTATTTCGACCATAGTGTTGCATCCCAACTTGCTCAGCAGAAAGAGTTTAATTTGAGGAAACCATCTTCTTACCATTATGATTTACTTTTATTGGGATTCTTG ACCTTAATATGTGGTCTTCTTGGAATCCCTCCATCCAATGGAGTTATCCCCCAATCTCCAATGCATACAAAGAGCCTGGCCACTCTCAAACATCAG TTGCTGCGGAATAAACTTGTAGAAACGGCACGGAGTAGTATGAGAAAGAATGCTAGCTTAGGACAGTTGTATGGAAGTATGCAACAAGCATATCAACAAATGCAGACCCCCTTGATCTACCAACAGCCTTCACTTCGT GGATTGAATGAGCTAAAAGAGACAACCATTCAAGCAGCTTCTAGTATGGGCAGTTTTGATGCTCCAGTCGATGAGACAATGTTTGATATTGAAAAGGAAATTGATGATCTATTGCCTGTTGAGGTGAAAGAACAGCGGGTCAGTAATTTGCTTCAAGCTGCAATGGTGGGAGGATGTGTTGCAGCCATGCCGGTCCTGAAGAAGATCCCGACCTCGGTTCTATGGGGTTACTTTGCTTTTATGGCCATCGAAAGCTTGCCTGGTAACCAGTTTTGGGAAAGAATCTTGTTGCTCTTTACTGCACCCAGCAGAAGATACAA AGTTCTTGAGGATTACCATGCAACTTTCGTCGAAACCGTGCCATTCAAATCCATTgtactttttaccatttttcaaACAGTATATTTGTTCATATGTTTTGGACTAACATGGGTTCCGATTGCTGGGGTGATGTTTCCTCTGATGATCATGCTCCTCGTCCCTGTAAGACAATACCTTCTTCCCAAGTTTTTCAAAGGGGCGCATCTTCAAGACCTTGATGCTGCCGAATATGAAGAAGCGCCGGCTTTACCGTTCAATCTTGCGACG GAAGCCGAGCTGGGAGCAGGAGCATCTTTCGGTGGGGATGGAGAGATCTTAGATGAGGTTATCACCCGAAGCCGTGGAGAGTTTAGGCGTATTAGTAGTCCTAAAATCACAAGCTCCACAGCAACACCAATATCTGACAGAAAAAGTATAGACAGCCCTCATCGCTCTTTCAGCCCTCGGTTGAGCGAGCTAAGAGGAGAGCACAGTCCTCGAGCCGGTGGACGAGGGACACCGGGTCAGAGGAGTGCAGAAGCTAAACCATCCAGTCTGGGAAAGAGCCCTCTTAATAACACAGCATCAAAGTAG